A DNA window from Borrelia sp. HM contains the following coding sequences:
- a CDS encoding FtsX-like permease family protein — translation MSHSNIKALIKIAYIIFINSKNKKALIGSGISLSLVMIPLIIVYYMSSNIMNSTIDKYIENEGFSVQIEYNEPQKDEQLRTKLEEFKKEYKQDELKYFFERRTYGIIGNKKKQGVLIRAIENKFIDENKNIKFIDGKKRFQKNEILISKQIKDKLNLHINQSIYLVVANTKHQKIFPNAKLFNIAGIIETGIREIDKNLVFILLKDSNIMSKEFSKSIIGISTRNNTKEKTDNLKKDIEKEFKEYKIKTFYELYLNKYVNLDISKKLLIFIMALIVIFASINISSSLCMLILENKKKIAIFKSIGMSNLSLKLIFIFIAFVLSSTFCMIGIMIGNYITINIEHFINTIDIIINTILKIFGAENTEILNYDYYISEFNIKISLKFSLIILLSYTLISITTTLIPLNIISKLKEKEILK, via the coding sequence ATAATTTTTATAAACTCAAAAAACAAAAAAGCCCTAATTGGCTCTGGGATATCTTTAAGTTTAGTCATGATTCCTTTAATTATTGTTTATTACATGTCAAGCAATATCATGAATTCTACAATAGACAAATACATTGAAAATGAAGGATTTTCCGTACAAATCGAATATAATGAACCTCAAAAAGATGAACAACTGCGAACTAAATTAGAAGAATTCAAAAAAGAATACAAACAAGATGAATTAAAATATTTTTTTGAAAGAAGAACTTATGGAATAATAGGAAATAAAAAAAAACAAGGTGTACTAATAAGAGCAATAGAAAATAAATTTATTGATGAGAATAAGAACATAAAATTCATAGATGGCAAAAAAAGATTTCAAAAAAATGAAATCCTAATATCAAAACAAATAAAAGATAAACTTAATTTACATATTAATCAATCTATTTACCTTGTAGTGGCAAATACTAAACATCAAAAGATATTTCCAAATGCAAAGCTATTTAACATAGCTGGAATTATCGAAACAGGAATAAGAGAAATTGACAAAAATTTAGTTTTCATTTTACTAAAAGATTCAAACATAATGTCAAAAGAATTTTCTAAAAGCATAATTGGGATTTCTACTAGAAATAATACTAAAGAAAAAACTGATAATCTAAAAAAAGATATTGAAAAAGAATTCAAAGAATACAAAATAAAAACATTTTATGAGCTTTATTTAAATAAATATGTAAACTTAGATATCAGCAAAAAACTTTTAATATTTATTATGGCACTTATTGTAATATTCGCAAGTATTAATATATCTTCATCTCTTTGCATGTTAATACTTGAAAATAAAAAGAAAATTGCAATATTTAAGTCAATTGGAATGAGCAATTTAAGTCTAAAACTAATATTCATATTCATAGCATTTGTTTTAAGTTCAACATTTTGTATGATAGGCATAATGATTGGTAATTACATAACTATTAATATAGAACATTTCATCAACACAATAGATATTATTATCAATACAATTTTAAAAATATTTGGAGCTGAGAATACAGAAATTTTAAACTATGATTATTATATATCTGAATTTAATATTAAAATAAGTTTAAAATTTAGCTTAATCATTCTATTATCTTACACATTAATTAGCATTACAACAACACTAATTCCTTTAAATATTATTTCAAAACTTAAAGAAAAAGAAATTTTAAAATAG